One window of the Peromyscus maniculatus bairdii isolate BWxNUB_F1_BW_parent chromosome 18, HU_Pman_BW_mat_3.1, whole genome shotgun sequence genome contains the following:
- the Kics2 gene encoding KICSTOR subunit 2 isoform X1: MGESIPLAAPVPVEQAVLETFFSHLGIFSYDKAKDNVEKEREANKSAGGSWLSLLAALAHLAAAEKVYHSLTYLGQKLGGQSFFSRKDSIRTIYTSLHNELKKVVTGRGAPGGTAPHVEELLPHLSEQLCFFVQARMEIADFYEKMYALSTQKFINTEELVSVLDTILKKYSSRFHHPILSPLESSFQLEVGVLSHLLRAQAQISEWKFLPSLVTLHSAHTKLQSWGQTFEKQRETKKHLFGGQSQKAVQPPHLFLWLMKLKTMLLAKFSFYFHEALSRQTTASEMKALTAKANPDLFGKISSFIRKYDAANVSLIFDNRGSESFQGHGYHHPHSYREAPKGVDQYPAVVSLPSDRPVMHWPNVIMIMTDRTSDLNSLEKVVHFYDDKVQSTYFLTRPEPHFTIVVIFESKKSERDSHFISFLNELSLALKNPKVFASLKPGSKG, from the exons ATGGGGGAGTCTATCCCGCTAGCCGCCCCGGTGCCGGTGGAACAGGCGGTGCTGGAGACGTTCTTCTCGCACCTGGGCATCTTCTCTTACGACAAGGCCAAGGACAATGTGGAGAAGGAGCGGGAGGCCAACAAGAGCGCGGGGGGCAGCTGGCTGTCGCTGCTGGCGGCCCTGGCGCACCTGGCCGCGGCCGAGAAGGTCTATCACAGCCTCACCTACCTGGGGCAGAAACTAG GGGGCCAGTCGTTCTTCAGCAGGAAGGACTCCATCCGCACCATCTACACCTCCCTGCATAACGAACTGAAGAAAGTGGTGACGGGCCGAGGCGCCCCGGGCGGCACGGCTCCCCACGTGGAGGAGCTTCTCCCCCACCTGTCAGAGCAGCTCTGTTTCTTTGTCCAGGCCCGGATGGAGATCGCAGACTTCTACGAGAAGATGTACGCCCTCAGCACGCAGAAGTTCATCAACACGGAGGAGCTGGTCAGCGTTTTGGATACCATCCTCAAGAAATACAGCTCCAG GTTTCACCACCCTATCCTTAGCCCCCTGGAGAGCAGTTTCCAGCTGGAGGTGGgcgtgctgagccatctcctgaggGCGCAGGCCCAGATCTCCGAGTGGAAGTTCCTCCCTTCCCTGGTGACCTTGCACAGCGCTCACACGAAACTTCAGAGCTGGGGCCAGACCTTTGAGAAGCAGCGGGAGACCAAGAAACACCTGTTCGGGGGGCAGTCTCAGAAGGCCGTACAGcccccccacctcttcctctggcTGATGAAACTCAAAACCATGCTCCTGGCCAAGTTCAGCTTTTACTTCCACGAGGCGCTGAGCCGCCAGACGACGGCTTCAGAAATGAAGGCGCTGACGGCGAAGGCCAACCCAGACCTCTTCGGAAAGATCTCCAGTTTCATCAGGAAGTACGACGCTGCCAACGTGTCCTTAATTTTTGACAACCGAGGCTCAGAGAGCTTTCAGGGCCACGGCTACCACCACCCACATTCCTACCGAGAGGCCCCGAAAGGGGTGGACCAGTACCCGGCCGTGGTGTCCCTGCCCAGTGACAGGCCCGTCATGCACTGGCCCAATGTCATCATGATCATGACAGACCGGACGTCCGACCTGAACAGCCTGGAGAAAGTGGTCCACTTCTACGATGACAAAGTCCAGAGTACCTACTTCCTGACCCGCCCAGAACCCCATTTCACCATCGTGGTTATTTTTGAGTCAAAGAAATCTGAGAGAGACTcccatttcatttccttcctcaaCGAGCTCTCGCTTGCCCTTAAGAACCCCAAAGTGTTTGCGAGTCTGAAACCTGGATCCAAAGGTTAG
- the Kics2 gene encoding KICSTOR subunit 2 isoform X2 codes for MEIADFYEKMYALSTQKFINTEELVSVLDTILKKYSSRFHHPILSPLESSFQLEVGVLSHLLRAQAQISEWKFLPSLVTLHSAHTKLQSWGQTFEKQRETKKHLFGGQSQKAVQPPHLFLWLMKLKTMLLAKFSFYFHEALSRQTTASEMKALTAKANPDLFGKISSFIRKYDAANVSLIFDNRGSESFQGHGYHHPHSYREAPKGVDQYPAVVSLPSDRPVMHWPNVIMIMTDRTSDLNSLEKVVHFYDDKVQSTYFLTRPEPHFTIVVIFESKKSERDSHFISFLNELSLALKNPKVFASLKPGSKG; via the exons ATGGAGATCGCAGACTTCTACGAGAAGATGTACGCCCTCAGCACGCAGAAGTTCATCAACACGGAGGAGCTGGTCAGCGTTTTGGATACCATCCTCAAGAAATACAGCTCCAG GTTTCACCACCCTATCCTTAGCCCCCTGGAGAGCAGTTTCCAGCTGGAGGTGGgcgtgctgagccatctcctgaggGCGCAGGCCCAGATCTCCGAGTGGAAGTTCCTCCCTTCCCTGGTGACCTTGCACAGCGCTCACACGAAACTTCAGAGCTGGGGCCAGACCTTTGAGAAGCAGCGGGAGACCAAGAAACACCTGTTCGGGGGGCAGTCTCAGAAGGCCGTACAGcccccccacctcttcctctggcTGATGAAACTCAAAACCATGCTCCTGGCCAAGTTCAGCTTTTACTTCCACGAGGCGCTGAGCCGCCAGACGACGGCTTCAGAAATGAAGGCGCTGACGGCGAAGGCCAACCCAGACCTCTTCGGAAAGATCTCCAGTTTCATCAGGAAGTACGACGCTGCCAACGTGTCCTTAATTTTTGACAACCGAGGCTCAGAGAGCTTTCAGGGCCACGGCTACCACCACCCACATTCCTACCGAGAGGCCCCGAAAGGGGTGGACCAGTACCCGGCCGTGGTGTCCCTGCCCAGTGACAGGCCCGTCATGCACTGGCCCAATGTCATCATGATCATGACAGACCGGACGTCCGACCTGAACAGCCTGGAGAAAGTGGTCCACTTCTACGATGACAAAGTCCAGAGTACCTACTTCCTGACCCGCCCAGAACCCCATTTCACCATCGTGGTTATTTTTGAGTCAAAGAAATCTGAGAGAGACTcccatttcatttccttcctcaaCGAGCTCTCGCTTGCCCTTAAGAACCCCAAAGTGTTTGCGAGTCTGAAACCTGGATCCAAAGGTTAG